gctcctctcccatcttctttctcatcttgttcttccccttctggctcttcctcatcttccatctccttcccctagtactctcttctagcccttcaatctagttcttccccatctcaatccattcctctccagttcttacccatctagctCTTccgttctctcttctcttttccatcCAGtccttctctaaaaataaaactgcttttttatccctttgacccttatctctccaagctatctctgctcctgCTGTTTCTGGCGAGTGTGCTCTGTcgctaggcaacttggctaggcaacttccatcacagctagatgtacctgtaaggaggaaccctttagttctgagttaattgtttttttggtttttgggttttttttttccccagagctgaggaccgaacccagggccttgtgcttgctagacaagcgctctaccactgagctaaatcctcaaccccgagagttaattgttaagggtagatctaaaactagagataagactttggaaaggagaaagttaagcttaattagcacatccattaggccttctcaaacagataatctggatgcttaagtctgttcttagagtacagaggtatctctgataagatcctttcctccatccaaggatggacctggccggatgctgccaatgactacaattacagggaggcttgaactggggttctggctgtgcatagctgtcagcacagaagattatctaaatattcctttagtagaggggaaacgAGGCCAATAAATTATgggaaagctacaatagcacacaagaaactcacaacaggaaacagctgataatcaaaagccaaatatcaccatgGCTCCTTGaccctcagcttgacctctggaaggcctttggcttcttccaagtattagcttgtcataatcagctgaaatcctacttcatatatatatattggtttttcgagacagggtttctctgtgtagctttgcaccttttcctggaactcactctgtagaccaggctggccttgaactcacagagatccacctgcctctgcctgccaagtgctgggattaaaggcgtgcgccaccactgcccggcctacttcatatatttttgtggcttgcagcaatattgtataaaaaatttcaataaatcaTACCGTAGTACTCTGGTGATAAAGACAGCCTGGTACTGGCATGAAAAGGCCAGTAAACCAATGGCGTGGAATCGAAGACCCAGAAATTGAACAGGAAAGGATGGATACTTAGTTTTTGACAACGGAGGCAAAAACAGActttggaaaaaaagacagcctaGTCAACAAACGGGGTTTCTGCCTCCAGAAGACTGAAGTTAGATCCACATTCACCTTGTACAAAAACCAACTCAAAAGGGATTGAATAATCTAAAACCTGaaacaaaagctgggcagtggtggcgcacgcctttatccctgccctcgggaggcagaggcaggcggatctctgtgagtttgaagccagcctggtctacaaagtgagttccaggaaaggcacaaaactatacagagaaaccctgactcgaaaaaccaaacaaaatggaTGGACTTGGAATGTATAATATTGTGAGGCCACAATCTCAGAAACATAACTAACCCTGATGTTAGCCCTCCTATGTGGAACACAGCCATTATGTATGTAAAATGTATGAATGGATACAGTGTAACAGGAGGGCAAGAGAACAGGAAATGCTGGCTAGAGGGATGAGGAGAAACTGCAGGTAATGAACAGGGGTTGTGAAAGATGACATAACTACTTTTCTAGTTCTAAAATACTGTcgtgggtttttggttttggcgGTAGataatgcataaaatatattagcTACTGAAAGCCTAATATTTAATGTGAAGCATCCATTTTGAatgccaattctttttttttattttgaatggcaattcttttcttttcttttctttttttttttttttttgctttttctttttctttttttttttttctttttcaagacagggtttctctgtgtagccctgtctgtcctggaactcattctgtagaccaggctggcctcgaactcacagagatccacctgcctctgcctcccgagtgctaagttaaaggcatgggccaccaccgcctggcttttgaATGCCAATCCtaattgcatacacacacacacacacacacacacacacacacaaacacacacacaccccgcacacATGAAAAACGCCTCATGAATCTGCAGGCAGAGACTCCAAAGATGGCCCGCAACCAGCCAGAGGTCTCAGCTGCATTGGCTCAGCTCAGGGCACCACTGGCTGTTTCGATATTGCTAGACAGGAGTGTGGAGCTTTGTGGCCCGTTTCCCCCACTGCTGAGCGAATGGCGGGCACTCTTCAGAGGAAGGCAAGAGCCCTGGTGGGTGACCCGCAGAGGGCACAAGCCACAGACACACATTTATTTCACTTCTTCCCGACAGCtgtttccaccccacccccacccccaggactcaTGTCAAGCTTTCCTTTTCCGGCCCCTCCCGCCCTCCATTCTCCATCCCGCCTTCACGAACCAAGAACACAGTGGAAAAGGAGGCAATGTGTTGCGTTTTAAGTAACAGACACCATGATTCACAGTGgctttgttttttagacagtctTGATACGTATCCCTGGCTGGTTGGATCTcgttctgtggaccaggctggcctcgaactcacagagatccatcggccctctgccttccaagtgcggggtctaaaggcatgcgccaccgtgCTTGGCAATAGTGGCTTTTTCGTCCAGTAGAACAAGAAAGAAGACCCGGGTAGTAGCGCAATCCAGCGGTGCGCCCGAGGGACAGTTCCACCTTTCACGCCATTACTATTAGGGTATAGGGTATGGCCACCCACGCATGCATTACCTGTGGGTACCCAAAGGGCTACTGTGGCTTCAGGCTTTCCATCCTTCATTTCGgtcagaacaaagagaaaaggatTTTCTCCCggtgtggttttatttatttgtttgtttgtttgtttccctttgcATCAAGGGACACCCTCCCTGGGGACATTCCCCAAACTGGGGGCTTTAGCCCAAGTTTCTTAACTCTGGAGGAGTCGGTCTGCGGGGCTGGCTGGGGTCTTACTGCTGAGGCTGCTGACCCGAGTACCATCCCCGCGACCCCGGCGGTGGCAGGAGAATCAGGCTCCGAAGCCTCCAGCCTTCCATCCTCTCTCCCATCCCCGTGCAGACGGACAGCCCGGTGCCCAACATCATGGAGATGGCCTTCTACTTCGAGCAGGCGGGCGTGGGGCTGAGCTCGGACGAAAGTTTCCGAATCTTCATGGCCCTGAGGCAGCTGGTGGAGCAGCAACCCATCCACACGTGCCGCTTCTGGGGCAAGATCCTGGGTCTGAGCCGCAGCTACCTGGTGGCCGAGGTGGAGTTCCGCGAGGGCgaggaggagggcgaggaggaggaggtggaggagctgATCGAGGGAGGCGAGGTCCTGGAGGCGCACGGTgaggaggagggcgaggaggatgaggagaaggtAGTGGATGTGGTGCCCAAGCCGCAGTGGAAGCCGCCGCCCGTCATCCCCAAGGAGGAGAGCCGCACCGGCGCCAACAAGTACCTGTACTTCGTGTGCAACGAGCCGGGCCGCCCGTGGACGCGCCTGCCGCACGTGACGCCCGCGCAGATCGTGAGCGCGCGCAAGATCAAGAAGTTCTTCACGGGCTTCCTGGACACGCCGGTCGTCAGCTACCCTCCCTTCCCCGGCAACGAGGCCAACTACCTGCGCGCACAAATTGCGCGCATCTCGGCCGCCACGCACATCAGCCCGCTGGGCTTCTACCAGTTCGGCGAGGAGGAGGgcgatgaggaggaggagggcggcGCCGGGCGCGACTCGTTCGAGGAGAACCCCGATTTTGAGGGCATCCCAGTGCTGGAGCTCGTGGACTCCATGGCCAACTGGGTACATCACACGCAGCACATCCTGCCTCAGGTGAGGACCGAGTGCCCCAACCAGGAACCACCCCAATCCAGCCCAGCATCTGTATGGTAAGAGCATGATGCTGGCGGTTGTCCAaacctccatccatccatccatccatccatccatccatccatccatccatccatccatccatccatctagtaTTATactcacccactcatccatctaccCAAACATCCAATCATGGATCAATCCATTCATTGGTCTATCCACCCATCCTTCTCCCTTGAATCCACCTATCTATCCCATCCAGTGAtctgtccattcatccattcatctacttACACATCAACCAACCCTTCACCCAGCTACCCTCCCTCCCAACCGCAGATCTGTTCACCTACCAGTCCATTCATCAGTGTATCTAACCACCCACATGTCTGTCAACCGTCTATCCATTCATACATCGCCCCCCCCCATTCATCTACCCAACTCTCTACCTATGCAGAATGTGTCTTTGCGATTTTTGAATGGGGACAGGTGGCGATGATGCTGATTGTGTCTGGTGCCTGCTGGGTCCTGACATCAGCCTTGGATTTTAGTCATTCCATGAAGATTGTTGGGAGCAAGGACTTTGtaactacattttaatttattacatGTTAATTGTGTTTGTAGatggcagaggacagctttctggagtcggtcctctccttccaccatgtgggtcctgggaattgaacccatgatGTCAGACTTTTCCGTAGACACTTTTATCCActaaaccatctcactggcccagctgGGAACATCTAATTAATTCACTAGTGAATTGATTCATTCAATCAACTGCTGAATGAGAGCGGTCCCAGAGCAGAAAGACCGAGGTCTCTTTTCTCCGCAATGTGTCCAGCACCCTGGTGCTCACTGGGGCCAGGACCAGTGTTCCAGGGGCCTGTCGGGCTCTCCCTCCGCTCTCTCCCACAGTAGGCTAAGCTTTGTCGGAGGGTGCCATCTGAGTTTGccactgcacccccccccccagggccgCTGTACGTGGGTGAACCCAatgcagaagacagaggaagaggaggagttaggggaggaagaagagaaggcggacgaggccatggaggaggtggAGCAAGAGGTCGGTCCTCCTCTTCTGACTCCTCTCTCGGAAGATGCAGGTGAGTCCTTCTTTGGGGGCAGGTGCCGTGCTGGCCTGTGAGGGATTGGTGGGGTGGAAGGAAACATGGATGTCACCCACCTACAGAGCCTCGGTGCAGTGGTCATTGGGCCAGCCCTGGGAGCACAAGTCaccccagcattagggaggtaaAAGCCGGAGGCTCCTGAGGCATCCTCAGCAATGCatggagtttgagaccagcctggctgtgtgcttattttattttatttttttccccggagctgaggaccgaactcagggccttgcgcttgctaggcaagcgctctaccactgagctcaatccccaacccctgctaccctgttttaaaacaaacaaacaagcaagcaaactgGGTCTGGGGGAATGTGTCCATCTTGTCACCAAGCCTCGTCTGGCACTTGACCATGACCAGAGTCTCTTCCctggttttctctctttctggggGGCTGTCAtggggttgttgttttgttgttggccTTTTTTTACTGTTTGggggggccaaccacccagctcccaaataaatcacacacggaggtttattcttaattataaatgcccagccttagcttgacttgtttctagccagcttctcttaaattatcccatcttccttttgcctctgggcttttcctgttctcttacttctgtaaatcgtactcttcctccatggctggctgtgtagctgggtggctggcccctggagtcctcctggctacttcttttttcccagatttctccctctatatattctgtctgcctgccagccctgcctatcctttctcctgcctcgctattggctgttcagttctttattagaccatcaggtattttagacagctttacagagttcaacaaatgcaacataaacaaaagtaacacaccttaaaatattctccaACAGCCATTTAAggcaggtctcactctgtagcccaggctggccttgaactctaaacaatcctctggtctcctcagtgctgggattactggcgtGTGCCCCTACACCTAGCTGGGAGACAGTCTTTTGAGCCTGACCCAGGCTTGGGGAAGAGAGTTTAGCCTCGCCTAAGGGGGGCAGCCAAGTTGAATTTTGCATTCATGGCAGGAATTCCCAAGGCTGAGGCActtggagggaagaggaaggagtggCCGGGAGGGCAGTCCAGGTCCTGAGCATGAGCCACAGCACCCTGGTTCAAAGCCATGTACCCTGCAAGAGAGTGCTTGTAGCTCCCTGCTGGAAGCATCGCTACCAGACCtcactaccccccaccccccacccgcgCCCCAGAAGGGAAGTGACATGAGTGTCCTTGTTTCCTTCACTGAAGCAGGGACAGGGGAAGTGGCTTCCTCGGGCCACATCAGGAGAGAGAGCGGCCAGAGCCAGGGCTCTCAGTGTGATTTGTACCTCCTGCCTGGTCCCCGCTATTCCGTCTCTTCACCCATGTGGTAAAGCGGGGCTTGGGGACCCCTGACCccacttcccttttccttctcaccACAGAAATCATGCACCTGGCGCCCTGGACCACCCGCATCTCCTGCAGCCTCAGCCCGCAGTACTCGGTGGCTGTCGTTCGCTCCAACCTCTGGCCAGGGGCCTACGCCTACGCCATTGGCAAGTACGGTTGAGCCTTGACCCAAGGGTCTGTCTACGGTACAGACGTCCTACCTtcccgccaggcagtggtggcgcacacctttgctcccagcactcgggaggcagaggcaggtggatctctgggagttccgggccagcctggtctatagagcgagtttcaggacatccagggctacacagagagatcccacctcaaaaaatatatattgacaATCCGCAGCCACCTCCACTTCCATCCTTTTTACCTTTAAATTGTCCCTTTAAGTTCCTAAAGCAAGCTCACCAACCGCCCAGTCCGGCACAGCCTCCAGAGAGCCTGGCTGCGGTGCCAGATCTGTCCACCAGAGGGCAGAGCTTTCCTGCTCTGAACTCTGAATGTGCGCAGCATTGTTGCGTTCTGGGCTTAGAGTCCAGATGGAGATTCATGGAAACTTGATACTTCAACCATATTCTtgtggattattatttttttgcccAGAGTCTGAGACTAGGATTTTTCCAACCCTCTTACTCCAGCCAcacattagtttttaaaaatccctcTGAAAGTCAAATTGAGTTCCACTGGCCCCTACATGCTCATgcccctttttctccctcccctccctcccatccactcacccattcCTTCGTCATCAGTccgtccatccatgcatccatcagTTCATTGACTCATCCATCTTGGTCTTTTTTTAGAGTGTTCTGGAAAAAGTTATGTATattgtttacgtgtgtgtgtgtgtgtgtgtgtgtgtgtgtgtgtgtgttcatgtacaccATATTCATGCGGGTGCCTTTGGtggccagtagagggcactgggtgtccaggaactggagttacaggtggttctgagtcTCCTGATGTAGGTGCAGGAAACCAGTAAacattcttaacagctgagccatcgcACCAACCcaaaaagagattttattttgttttatgtgggatttctttgagacatggtctcaccatgtagacagacctggctgatctggaactcactctgtagaccaggctgtcctcgaactcagagagatccacctgcctctgactcctgagggtTGCATTAGAGGTGTGCATAATCACAAGTGCCTAAGAAtcctttaattgttttttttgtgcatgtgtgtgtgtgcatgtgtgtgtgtgtgtgcatgtgtgtgtgtgtgcatgtatgtgtgtgtgcatgtgtgtgtgtgtgcatgtgtgtgtgtgcatgtgtgtgtcacgCATGTTGAGGTGGAAGCCACAGGAAGGGGAGCTAACCTTCCACCCTATTGTGGCAGCCTGTCTGTCTTGTTTCTGTGCTGTGCTGCGTACTCCAGGCTAGCTCCCGAGCTTGCAGATAATGATTCCACGTCTCTGCACCCCATCCACAGTACAAGTGCTGAGGTAGACTTGTGCATCACCAAATCTGACCTCTTATGTGGGCTCCAGGATCAGACTCGGGTTGTCCGGCTTGTGCTgctgtctctctggccccaaAAGAGCCTTACTGTTGTTGGCACAGGGTTTCATTAAGCTGCtctggctggacttgaactcccaACCCTCCAACCTCCGCTTCTggagtcctggggttacaggtgcatgtcatcatgtatgcctgcaggccagaagagggcatcagatctcactagagatggttgtgaaccaccatgtggttgctgggaattgaacccaggtcctccagaagaagcacccagtacttttgttttgtttttgtttttttcaagacagggtttctctgtgtagctttggtgcctgtcctggatcttgctctgtagcccaggctggccttgaactcacagagatccacctgcctctgcctcccaagtgctgggattaaaggcgtgcgccaccaccgcccgggttctatttttcattctttatttcagAATCTGGAATATATTTTCCAGTAAAATGAATCTCAGTTTGGATATGAAGTTTTCATTAGAAAGACTTGCTGGACTGGTGGTGCAGGTTCATGATTCCAATAACTCAGATGAtcaggaaaccaaggcaggaagatgaaCTATTCCAAGGCCAGCGTTGGCTGCAGAGGAACTTAAGGCCAGGCTGAGCAACCTAGAATGtatttcaagattaaaaaaaaaaaagagagctgagGCTacatacagctcagtggtatgggggcgtggctcagtggtagagcccctgcctagaatcccccagtgaggggctggggtgtgtctcagtggtagagcccctgcctagaatcccccaatgaggggctggggtgtggctcagtggtagagcccctgcctagaatcccccagtgtggggctggggtgtggctcagtggtagagcacctgcctagaatcccccagtgaagggctgggggtgtggcccaGCAGCTAAGTGCTTTTCTGGCCGGTGGGAGACCCTGGCTTCAACCTCCAGTACCACTAGGGGAAATAACCTTAGCCAGGCTACTGTTATATATCTGTTATCCAACCACCAAAGAGGCCGAGGCAAGAGTTTCCAGCTGACGGCCAGTCTAGGATACATGGTGACACACTCccataaagagagaaaagagggaaaagcAGACGCATGTACCCGAGCTGTTCCAGAATTCTGGAGGTTTTCCAATAACCAAATTAagtatcagttttatttttaaaattgaaattaactaaaattaaatcaaagccACTCCACCCCAAAACAGCAGAACACACATACTTCTCTAGTGTCCACGGAAACACTCCAAGACAGAGTGTGAACTGAATCTTCAAACAAGGCTCAGTAGATGTAAGGCGACTGCAATCATAGCAGATATGCCTTGTGACTCCCTGAGAATGAAATGAGAAATCCGTAAAGGGAGGGCGTGGGGGACCACATGAGACCAGGAACCAATAGACCCAGAGATGGTAAGTGATGGAAGAAGACATCAAAGGCTGAGGAGAAGGCTTAGTGGGTGAGGTACTTGCTGCCCaagccagtgaggggctggggtgtggctcagtggtagagcccctgcctagaatcccccagtgaggggctggggatcaATGGATCCCTGGAATTTACTAGTGAGGCAGCCTAGcagaattgatgagctccagacTTGGtgaagagactctgcctcaaaatacaaATGAAGAGCTGAGCTTGGTGATGTCCCCGTTATTCTCcatacttggaaggcagaagtaggcaATCTgtacaagtctgaggccagccttgtctacatacaCATGTTCCACACCAGCCAGAGctagatagtgagaccctgtctcaaaagttaagagcgtgtactgctcttgcagaagacctgagatcAGTTCCTCAGCACCCATATTTGGCAGCTTCacagccacctgcaactccaaTGTGTTGTAGAAGATTATTTTAAGGCGtatgacttttgtttatgttgcatttgtttaactctgtgaagctgtgttactgtgcctgtctaaaacacctgatgatctaataaaggactgaatggccaatagcgaagcaggagaaaggataggcagggctggcagacagacagaatatatagaaggagaaatcaggtaggaaaggagaaagaggaaggagccagaaaggaggaggactccaggggccagccacccagctacacagctagCCACGGAGGAAGagcaagatttacagaagtaagagaacaggaaaagcccagaggcaaaaggtagacgggatcatttaaagttaaggaaagctggcaagaaacaagacaagctaaggccaggaatttataattaagaataagcctccatgtgtaatttatttgggagctgagtggcaggcgccccaaaagagcaaaaacaaccaacaatcatcacccagggatctgatgccctcgtctggcctctgaaggcactgcattcatgtgcacaaacccacacagacagacagacagacagacacacagacacaggcacgcacgcacgcacacacgcacacattcaTTCTCCAGTCCCCTTGCCACTTATTGGTGGCATGGCCACTTTAGATACAGAACAGGTGCTCAGTAAACCTTTGTGGGATggacagactgacagagagaCCCTGTGCGTACCTTTCACCTGCCCACTGGTAACTCTTCAGTGACGCCATGCCACGCTTAGTCCCACCCTCCAAGAGAATGTCTCCCTGTTTCtctaggaagtttgagaacctctACATTGGCTGGGGTCACAAATACAGCCCTGAGAACTTCAACCCATCCCTGCCAGCTCCGATTCAGCAGGAGTACCCCAGCGGCCCTGAGATCATGGAGATGAGTGACCCCACggtggaggaggagcaggccCTGAAGGCTGCCCAGGAGCAGGCCCTGGCAGccgcagaggaagaggaagaggacgaggaggaggaggaggatgaagaccTGGAGGACTGAGATCACCGAGCTCTTTCCCACAGCCTTTCCCTTATTGGTAGTTACAGATTgtattttttctgttgctttgttcCCTGCCCTTGCAGGACACGGGTAGGAAGGCACACAATGCTCCAAATAAAGCCCCCCCAGCACAGCCGCTAAGTTACATTCATTCATCATACTGGGTGGTTGACTCATTCATTCCTCTCCGTGTTTGCGTGtgcttgtttatttctttatttttggtttctcgagacagggtttctctgcgcagccctggctgtcctgaatccggctgtgtagaccaagctgtctataaactcacagagatccccctgcctctgcctccccagtgctgggattgaaggtgtgcgccaccgccacctggcttgtttgtttgtttttaaaggtttgttttttatttatgtgtctgtgaatgtgtgtgcagaggccctcagaggccagaagaggaggggTTCAGATACCATGTCTCTTCTGAGCCCCTCcctgatgtgggagctgggaactgaacttgggcccaCCAGCCCCATTTGGTTTTTTCTCAAAGTTTTGTTTATGGGGtggtgggaactggagagatgactcagtggttaagaacattgcctactcttccagaagacctgagttcgagtcccagcccccacatggcggTTCACAATCCGTCGGTTGAGTGCTTGCCCCTGTACAAATGGTGTCATACCAACCtggaagaggtagaggcagggaagACCTGGGGTGCATGGTTTTCTTCAGGTACAAAGTGAGgtggaggtcagcctgagctagagaccttgtctcacacaatagtaaataaataagtaaataagttaaTTATATAAATGGCAAAACAGAACCAGTTTTTCTTCTGTTGaagtgataaaaatataaaataccttcaCAAggggcaacttaagggagaaaacaCTGTTTCAGCTTGCAATTCCAGGTCCCTCATAGcggggaggtcaaggcaggaacatCCCTAGTCAAGAGTAGAGAGAAGGAATGCATGTATGCTTGCTTGGTTGTGCTCAGTCCTGTCTcaactcttacacagttcaggccCCCCTGCCTAGGGcatggtgcctcccacagtggactgggtcttcccacatcaattaggaCAGTtacccacagacatgcctgcaggccaagCCAAGGTAGATAGACAGTGTAAGTATTGcagaaaggtatcctggcagtcaggagtcAAGGAGTACCATAGTCACTGTAAACACGGCAGCTTACAGCCCGGCTtcagggaaaggtttccccaatgcaagtgtaacaactctgcttcGGCA
The nucleotide sequence above comes from Peromyscus maniculatus bairdii isolate BWxNUB_F1_BW_parent chromosome 1, HU_Pman_BW_mat_3.1, whole genome shotgun sequence. Encoded proteins:
- the Rsph6a gene encoding radial spoke head protein 6 homolog A isoform X1, whose translation is MGEPPPNADPSSQSRKTSQSSERGRSRESSQPLLPVSEDGVRRTLDDVLRKPPQRGSRGSRSSQGSQDLQATTLPHWPQRTSLTSDNQGEEDMEYNRSMSLGYPPGFPMEFSPQSYLDENRMMQQFPQGQGLLEQLETYPDPGASILGQFNMYPREDQLMGQAVQHGPYLRDDPTLHSGPSDLGFMPFVGEVPDPEPRELAVQNAKAYLLQTSVNCSLSLYEHLVNLLTKILNQRPEDPLSILETLNRNTQWEWFHPKLDTLRDDPEMQPTYEMAEKQKALFGRGGGEGEQEMEEEVTDSPVPNIMEMAFYFEQAGVGLSSDESFRIFMALRQLVEQQPIHTCRFWGKILGLSRSYLVAEVEFREGEEEGEEEEVEELIEGGEVLEAHGEEEGEEDEEKVVDVVPKPQWKPPPVIPKEESRTGANKYLYFVCNEPGRPWTRLPHVTPAQIVSARKIKKFFTGFLDTPVVSYPPFPGNEANYLRAQIARISAATHISPLGFYQFGEEEGDEEEEGGAGRDSFEENPDFEGIPVLELVDSMANWVHHTQHILPQGRCTWVNPMQKTEEEEELGEEEEKADEAMEEVEQEVGPPLLTPLSEDAEIMHLAPWTTRISCSLSPQYSVAVVRSNLWPGAYAYAIGKKFENLYIGWGHKYSPENFNPSLPAPIQQEYPSGPEIMEMSDPTVEEEQALKAAQEQALAAAEEEEEDEEEEEDEDLED
- the Rsph6a gene encoding radial spoke head protein 6 homolog A isoform X3; amino-acid sequence: MGEPPPNADPSSQSRKTSQSSERGRSRESSQPLLPVSEDGVRRTLDDVLRKPPQRGSRGSRSSQGSQDLQATTLPHWPQRTSLTSDNQGEEDMEYNRSMSLGYPPGFPMEFSPQSYLDENRMMQQFPQGQGLLEQLETYPDPGASILGQFNMYPREDQLMGQAVQHGPYLRDDPTLHSGPSDLGFMPFVGEVPDPEPRELAVQNAKAYLLQTSVNCSLSLYEHLVNLLTKILNQRPEDPLSILETLNRNTQWEWFHPKLDTLRDDPEMQPTYEMAEKQKALFGRGGGEGEQEMEEEVTDSPVPNIMEMAFYFEQAGVGLSSDESFRIFMALRQLVEQQPIHTCRFWGKILGLSRSYLVAEVEFREGEEEGEEEEVEELIEGGEVLEAHGEEEGEEDEEKVVDVVPKPQWKPPPVIPKEESRTGANKYLYFVCNEPGRPWTRLPHVTPAQIVSARKIKKFFTGFLDTPVVSYPPFPGNEANYLRAQIARISAATHISPLGFYQFGEEEGDEEEEGGAGRDSFEENPDFEGIPVLELVDSMANWVHHTQHILPQGRCTWVNPMQKTEEEEELGEEEEKADEAMEEVEQEVGPPLLTPLSEDAGSLRTSTLAGVTNTALRTSTHPCQLRFSRSTPAALRSWR
- the Rsph6a gene encoding radial spoke head protein 6 homolog A isoform X2 — its product is MGEPPPNADPSSQSRKTSQSSERGRSRESSQPLLPVSEDGVRRTLDDVLRKPPQRGSRGSRSSQGSQDLQATTLPHWPQRTSLTSDNQGEEDMEYNRSMSLGYPPGFPMEFSPQSYLDENRMMQQFPQGQGLLEQLETYPDPGASILGQFNMYPREDQLMGQAVQHGPYLRDDPTLHSGPSDLGFMPFVGEVPDPEPRELAVQNAKAYLLQTSVNCSLSLYEHLVNLLTKILNQRPEDPLSILETLNRNTQWEWFHPKLDTLRDDPEMQPTYEMAEKQKALFGRGGGEGEQEMEEEVTDSPVPNIMEMAFYFEQAGVGLSSDESFRIFMALRQLVEQQPIHTCRFWGKILGLSRSYLVAEVEFREGEEEGEEEEVEELIEGGEVLEAHGEEEGEEDEEKVVDVVPKPQWKPPPVIPKEESRTGANKYLYFVCNEPGRPWTRLPHVTPAQIVSARKIKKFFTGFLDTPVVSYPPFPGNEANYLRAQIARISAATHISPLGFYQFGEEEGDEEEEGGAGRDSFEENPDFEGIPVLELVDSMANWVHHTQHILPQGRCTWVNPMQKTEEEEELGEEEEKADEAMEEVEQEVGPPLLTPLSEDAEIMHLAPWTTRISCSLSPQYSVAVVRSNLWPGAYAYAIGNLRTSTLAGVTNTALRTSTHPCQLRFSRSTPAALRSWR